In Oscillatoria salina IIICB1, one genomic interval encodes:
- a CDS encoding DUF3593 domain-containing protein → MNKDTLFAISLFPYLGFLWFITRSGKTPRLALIGFYVLLIFVAVTIPAGIYSQKVYGESLANVDWLHGSAELFLTLSNILVVLGFRQAILARKQ, encoded by the coding sequence ATGAACAAAGACACCTTATTTGCTATTTCCTTATTTCCCTATCTCGGCTTTTTATGGTTTATCACTCGCTCCGGAAAAACGCCCCGTTTGGCTTTAATTGGCTTTTACGTGCTATTAATCTTTGTCGCAGTAACTATTCCCGCAGGAATTTATTCCCAAAAAGTCTACGGCGAAAGTTTAGCTAATGTAGACTGGTTACATGGTTCGGCAGAATTATTTTTGACTCTTTCTAACATTTTAGTAGTTTTAGGTTTTCGCCAAGCAATTCTCGCACGCAAGCAGTAG